From Candoia aspera isolate rCanAsp1 chromosome 4, rCanAsp1.hap2, whole genome shotgun sequence, a single genomic window includes:
- the LOC134496503 gene encoding olfactory receptor 6F1-like, which produces MEELNHRQPNSTRMTEFILLGFPGSPRFQLFMFILFLIIYILTILGNLSIILLIITYRHLHTPMYIFLYNLSFLEIWFTTASIPKFLAILLGRSRHISFSGCVLQMYFIFSFGCTEQLLIAVMAYDRYLAICYPLHYSTIMNISLSCKVALGCWLGSFLVMCIPAYLVTTLSFCGPNMINNIYCNLDSWIILSCTDTRFIELTFFFIAIIVVIGSCMMTFLSYMYIISTILRIPSTKGRQKAFSTCSSHLAVVIIWYGSTIFLFVKPSKQTSLEKTKVVSIFNLIVVPLLNPFIYTLRNREVRDILRSVFCR; this is translated from the coding sequence ATGGAAGAGCTCAATCATAGGCAGCCAAATAGCACAAGGATGACAGAATTCATTCTTCTTGGCTTCCCAGGCTCACCACGTTTCCAGCTTTTCATGTTCatcctttttttaatcatatacATTCTGACCATCTTAGGAAATCTCTCCATCATTCTTCTCATAATAACGTATCGACACCTCCATACACCCATGTACATTTTCCTTTACAACCTTTCTTTCTTGGAAATATGGTTCACAACAGCCTCTATCCCCAAGTTCCTTGCCATCCTTCTGGGAAGAAGCAGACATATCTCTTTCTCTGGCTGCGTTCTgcagatgtattttattttttcttttggatgCACTGAACAGTTGCTGATAGCTGTGATGGCTTATGACAGATATTTGGCCATATGTTATCCTCTGCATTACAGCACCATCATGAATATTAGCCTATCATGTAAGGTGGCCCTTGGCTGTTGGCTGGGAAGCTTCCTTGTTATGTGCATACCTGCCTACCTGGTTACAACACTGTCCTTCTGTGGGCCAAATATGATCAACAATATCTATTGTAACCTTGACTCCTGGATCATACTCTCATGCACAGATACTCGTTTCATTGaactaacattttttttcatagctattattgttgttatagGCTCCTGTATGATGACCTTTCTTTCCTACATGTACATTATCTCCACAATCCTGCGCATCCCTTCCACCAAAGGTCGACAAAAAGCTTTTTCCACTTGTTCTTCCCACCTTGCTGTTGTGATCATTTGGTATGGCTCCACCATCTTCCTCTTTGTCAAGCCTTCTAAACAGACCTCTTTAGAAAAGACCAAGGTAGTGAGCATCTTCAACCTCATTGTGGTCCCACTGCTGAATCCTTTCATCTATACATTAAGAAATAGAGAAGTCAGGGATATTTTGAGGAGTGTATTTTGCAGGTGA
- the LOC134496504 gene encoding olfactory receptor 6F1-like codes for MEEPNHGQPNSTRVTEFILLGFPVSPRFQLFIFILFFVMYILTILGNLSIILLIITFRPLHTPMYFFLCNLSFLEIWYTTASIPKILAIFLGRSRSISFSGCILQMYFIFSFGCTEHFLIAVMAYDRYLAICYPLHYSTIMNINLSCKLALGCWLGGFLVICIPASLVTTLSFCGPNVINNFYCNLDSWITLSCTDTHFIEVTAFFIAIIVIVGSCMMTLLSYMYIISTILRIPSTKGRQKAFSTCSSHLAVVIIWYGSTIFLFVKPSKQTSLEKTKVVSIFNLIVVPLLNPFIYTLRNREVRDILRSVFCR; via the coding sequence ATGGAAGAGCCCAACCATGGACAGCCAAATAGCACAAGGGTGACAGAATTCATTCTTCTTGGCTTCCCAGTCTCACCACGTTTCCAGCTCTTCATTTTCATCCTCTTTTTTGTAATGTACATTCTGACCATCTTAGGAAATCTCTCCATCATCCTTCTCATAATAACTTTTCGACCCCTCCATACTCCTATGTATTTCTTCCTTTGCAACCTTTCTTTCCTTGAAATATGGTACACAACAGCCTCTATCCCcaagatccttgccatctttctgggAAGGAGCAGAAGTATCTCTTTCTCTGGCTGCATTCTGCAGatgtactttattttttcttttggatgCACTGAACATTTTCTGATAGCTGTGATGGCTTATGACAGATATTTGGCCATATGTTATCCTTTGCATTACAGCACCATCATGAATATCAACCTATCTTGTAAACTGGCACTTGGCTGTTGGCTGGGGGGCTTCCTTGTTATTTGCATACCTGCTTCCCTGGTTACAACACTGTCCTTCTGTGGGCCCAATGTAATCAATAATTTCTATTGTAATCTTGATTCCTGGATCACACTCTCATGCACAGATACTCATTTCATTGAGGTAACAGCTTTTTTCATAGCTATTATTGTCATTGTAGGCTCATGTATGATGACCCTCCTTTCTTACATGTACATTATCTCCACAATCCTGCGCATCCCTTCCACCAAAGGTCGACAAAAAGCTTTTTCCACTTGTTCTTCCCACCTTGCTGTTGTGATCATTTGGTATGGCTCCACCATCTTCCTCTTTGTCAAGCCTTCTAAACAGACCTCTTTAGAAAAGACCAAGGTAGTGAGCATCTTCAACCTCATTGTGGTCCCACTGCTGAATCCTTTCATCTATACATTAAGAAATAGAGAAGTCAGGGATATTTTGAGGAGTGTATTTTGCAGGTGA
- the LOC134496505 gene encoding olfactory receptor 6F1-like, with protein sequence MEEGNQEEDNVTRVTEFILLGFRGPQTLILFMFVLFLLMYILTLWGNVAIIILVSTNHQLHTPMYFFLCNLSFLEIWYTTASIPKILLIFLAKSRSISYAGCILQLYFVFSLGSTEQFLLSVMAYDRYLAICYPLHYNIIMDISLSNKLAFCCWLAGFLIVSIPAYLITTLTFCGPNVINNLYCSIDSWIVLSCTDTRLIELASFIIAIIVILGSCMMSFLSYICIICTILHIPSVKGRQKAFSTCSSHLFLLLIWYGSTIFLFVKPSKKMSLETNKVMNIFSLIVVPLLNPFIYTLRNREVKECLKHLTALASVLTINV encoded by the coding sequence ATGGAAGAGGGCAATCAAGAAGAAGACAATGTAACCAGAGTCACTGAATTCATTCTTCTTGGATTCCGTGGGCCTCAAACACTGATTTTGTTTATGTTTGTGCTCTTTCTTCTCATGTACATCCTGACACTTTGGGGGAATGTAGCTATCATCATTTTAGTAAGTACAAATCATCAGCTGCATACtcccatgtattttttcctttgcaaCCTCTCCTTCCTGGAAATATGGTACACAACAGCATCTATCCCTAAGATCCTTTTGATCTTTTTAGCGAAAAGCAGGAGCATCTCATATGCTGGCTGTATTTTACAGCTATACTTCGTTTTTTCTTTGGGAAGTACCGAACAATTCCTGCTATCTGTCATGGCATATGATAGATATTTGGCTATATGTTATCCTCTTCATTATAACATCATCATGGACATCAGTCTTTCTAATAAATTGGCATTTTGCTGTTGGCTGGCTGGATTTCTTATTGTTTCTATTCCAGCCTATCTGATCACAACTTTGACTTTCTGTGGGCCCAATGTAATCAATAATCTCTATTGTAGCATTGATTCCTGGATAGTTCTTTCCTGTACCGACACTCGCCTTATTGAGCTGGCATCCTTCATCATTGCCATCATTGTCATCTTGGGTTCCTGCATGATGTCTTTTCTTTCCTACATTTGCATTATCTGCACTATTCTACATATCCCTTCTGTCAAAGGACGTCAAAAGGCCTTCTCCACATGTTCttcccatcttttccttctgtTGATTTGGTATGGTTCCACCATCTTCCTTTTTGTCAAGCCTTCTAAAAAGATGTCGTTAGAAACAAACAAAGTTATGAATATCTTCAGCCTCATTGTAGTTCCATTGTTGAACCCTTTTATCTACACCCTGAGAAATAGAGAGGTGAAGGAATGCTTGAAGCACTTAACTGCATTGGCATCTGTACTGACAATAAATGTGTAA
- the LOC134496506 gene encoding olfactory receptor 6F1-like, with translation MVYGHYLAICHPLHYNIIMSKTLSAQMAFGSWVCGFLIISFPAFLIIQLFFCDSRVINHFFCDIEPWIVLPCTSTYTVEIVWFIAIMGSYMITLISNIYIIATILRIASVQGCKRAFSTCSSHLTVVIIWYDATVFLHVIPSKKQAQELNKIITVLNVSPLLNPFIYTFRNTEVQEAFRTVFRASAVNLNRRHNEGNKLTSQNP, from the coding sequence ATGGTTTATGGTCATTATTTGGCCATCTGTCACCCCTTGCACTATAATATCATCATGTCTAAAACTCTGTCTGCACAAATGGCATTTGGCTCTTGGGTATGTGGTTTCctaattatttcttttcctgcctTCCTTATTATCCAGCTCTTCTTCTGTGACTCCAGGGTAATCAACCATTTCTTTTGTGACATTGAGCCTTGGATAGTACTCCCTTGCACAAGCACTTACACAGTGGAAATTGTATGGTTTATTGCCATCATGGGATCCTACATGATTACCTTGATCTCcaatatttatattattgctACAATATTAAGGATTGCATCAGTTCAAGGATGTAAACGAGCTTTCTCCACTTGCTCTTCCCACCTCACAGTGGTGATTATATGGTATGATGCTACTGTTTTCCTGCATGTCATACCCTCCAAAAAGCAAGCCCAAGAATTGAACAAAATAATCACTGTATTGAATGTCAGCCCCTTGTTAAACCCTTTCATTTATACATTCAGAAATACAGAAGTGCAAGAAGCTTTTAGGACTGTATTTAGAGCCTCAGCTGTAAATCTAAATAGAAGGCACAATGAGGGTAATAAGTTAACCTCACAGAATCCATAA